One Trichoderma asperellum chromosome 5, complete sequence genomic region harbors:
- a CDS encoding uncharacterized protein (EggNog:ENOG41): MALSPPPLPSRFPCWCRAIYSWGGESKRDLGFIEGDLIECLNAGDGSWWVGRLFRDRRTVGSFPSNFVEVLPEDFRPTKTPSPVPPNIAASGSKSVPQKSRTFRKPFEAYAKAPHYTTAKQPETFRETPRSRLQDKPSREATVTSRSRGNSTPNPSTALVLARSAHEDIARAPSPAPFAASSYGSRAPSPAPSIGRPPSRVENIPREDSPPPPAPPPHRHVARADSTDATQNYQSISRAGSTVSYNPRDISRPSSTISYNPADIARQGSTVSYNPADITRHGSTVSYNAEDIIPRHGSAVSYEHYKSNHRPSNGSYTDLHSMSRQASYTSYEDGYGNGRDGYHTPRGGGSHRPSMEGSHMTPSPLREAMDGVMQQLDRLEGLGGTRETQSPERSFDPWSPESFDMVSPPPPQQRQKSRQRARPLTSVGVLSPDEGYETWSGGSSQNTSQQDGNREKFYDPSQLSNYVERMEKQISRMHQHSISMPENLDGDKPPPPPPKGQPYPRPKSSAGSTVGELVSFDKKTRGRRSVYDMIPGIERTNTTKTNQTNASTGNQSNSSSSTQSSGRTLWSGVSAGGFSSTSAGSLARTAHRAQSALSMRNDDGDRPDSPFTGVTYHSSHASNFAGPGNSIARPISQVGFHEELTPGLGGLVAPKSPKRNIFKKIFESAKTGVASNRGSIAAGHMPIVRSSPFSRLQQPHNVSPGASMASLSGARSRRDAAREMGLGAGVDWVQVRRDVNRSNSISKIERTERMERCQMQDHPTLNPIDELYEGIEGDEGADGMPVHKPENYHMINLSQVDKNSRYVKEPPPGTTVATLAQTYICRPYRSDLQRLRAIFTWVAEKICWEEDFEGDADTQRTIQARRGCAEEYAMLVMEMCSAVGLHCEVVRGYLKAPGDVPDLNVMPRSNHWWNAVIVDDEWRMIDACLASSSNPKRALYSSLSGPSADFWWFLTRPTEICWTHVPEHHDQQHIVPPVAYDTLLNLPCACPAYFKNGIELVDFNTSLTRIEDLEMVHIMFNVPSDVEIAAEVEARAFSKDNDGDLFESGDIVKKKALAQAEWFNGVKRYTVKALLPGDEGQGVLKVYAGKRGLMQSIKDIPHPLAFTLPIIHTGENPPYEFVTRHPTPHAQRHDIYVVQPQCQQLALNNTFVFAIRQHPSSISSSAQSALTPASNPGSTSPVPFARPSSAMSVNASSASGSSASGTVAGKKPAKLAIQTPGGKILRLMRKEDRKGISVGSRTPDEEISDGGTWETIIKCSEKGLWRGLVLADRTARWCVFAEWTCVG, translated from the exons ATGGCGTTatcaccgccgccgctgccctcGCGATTTCCGTGCTGGTGCCGGGCGATCTATTCTTGGGGAGGAGAG TCGAAACGCGATCTGGGATTTATCGAAGGCGACTTGATCGAATGTCTGAATGCTGGAGACGGCTCGTGGTGGGTTGGCAGGCTGTTTCGAGATCGGAGGACTGTTGGTTCCTTTCCATCCAATTTTGTCGAAGTACTGCCAGAGGATTTCCGGCCAACAAAAACACCGAGCCCAGTGCCGCCTAATATAGCAGCGTCTGGATCCAAGAGTGTGCCGCAGAAGTCGAGAACTTTCCGGAAACCGTTTGAAGCCTATGCAAAAGCACCGCATTATACAACGGCGAAACAGCCAGAAACATTCCGAGAAACACCGAGATCGCGGCTGCAAGATAAACCGTCACGGGAAGCGACTGTAACGTCGCGATCGAGAGGAAACTCGACGCCGAATCCAAGCACTGCGCTTGTCCTTGCCAGGAGTGCCCACGAAGATATTGCTCGCGCGCCTTCTCCCGCGCCTTTTGCAGCCAGCAGCTACGGATCAAGAGCTCCATCACCGGCGCCGTCTATTGGCCGCCCACCAAGTCGTGTAGAGAATATACCGCGAGAGGAttctccaccacctccagcACCGCCTCCTCATAGGCACGTTGCGCGGGCAGATTCAACTGACGCAACACAAAATTATCAGTCCATATCAAGAGCCGGCTCTACGGTTTCGTATAACCCGCGTGATATCTCGAGACCAAGCTCTACCATTTCCTATAACCCAGCAGATATAGCGAGACAAGGCTCGACAGTTTCCTATAATCCAGCGGATATAACGAGGCACGGCTCTACTGTCTCGTATAATGCAGAGGACATAATACCAAGACACGGCTCTGCTGTGTCGTATGAGCATTATAAGTCAAATCATCGTCCTTCCAATGGCTCCTACACCGATCTTCATAGTATGTCAAGGCAAGCGTCGTATACTTCATACGAAGATGGTTATGGCAACGGGAGAGACGGATATCACACACCTAGGGGCGGCGGCTCTCATCGGCCATCAATGGAGGGGAGCCATATGACACCCTCACCGTTACGTGAAGCCATGGATGGAGTaatgcagcagctggatcGATTGGAGGGCTTAGGAGGAACCCGAGAAACGCAATCGCCTGAGAGGTCGTTCGATCCTTGGTCTCCCGAATCTTTTGATATGGTATCCCCACCACCGCCacagcaaagacaaaagtCACGGCAGAGGGCTAGGCCTCTGACGTCAGTAGGCGTCTTGAGTCCCGACGAAGGCTATGAGACTTGGAGCGGAGGATCTTCACAAAATACTTCGCAGCAAGACGGAAATCGTGAAAAATTTTACGACCCGTCCCAGCTGAGCAATTATGTGGAAAGGATGGAGAAGCAGATTTCAAGAATGCACCAGCATAGCATCAGTATGCCAGAGAACTTGGATGGAGATAAACCGCCGCCCCCACCTCCAAAAGGCCAGCCTTACCCACGACCCAAATCGTCTGCTGGATCAACGGTCGGAGAGTTGGTTTCCTTTGACAAGAAAACGCGTGGGCGAAGATCGGTGTACGATATGATACCGGGCATCGAGCGCACCAACACAACCAAAACAAATCAGACTAACGCTTCGACCGGCAACCAAAGCAACAGTAGCTCTTCGACACAGAGCAGCGGTAGGACGCTGTGGAGTGGTGTTTCTGCTGGCGGGTTTAGTTCTACGAGCGCGGGAAGCTTAGCTCGGACGGCTCACCGTGCTCAAAGTGCACTTAGTATGCGTAACGATGACGGTGACCGGCCAGACTCGCCATTTACAGGCGTGACTTATCACAGCAGTCATGCCAGCAATTTTGCCGGGCCTGGAAACAGCATCGCCCGACCGATATCTCAGGTAGGTTTTCACGAAGAGCTCACCCCTGGATTAGGTGGTCTCGTTGCGCCGAAGTCGCCGAAAAGAAATATCTTCAAGAAAATCTTCGAATCAGCCAAGACAGGCGTTGCTAGCAATCGGGGTAGTATCGCCGCTGGCCACATGCCCATCGTCAGATCGTCGCCCTTTTCTCGCTTGCAGCAGCCACATAATGTGTCGCCAGGAGCAAGCATGGCCTCGCTAAGCGGCGCCCGATCTAGGCGCGATGCCGCCAGAGAAATGGGCCTTGGCGCCGGCGTCGACTGGGTCCAAGTCCGGCGCGATGTTAACCGATCTAATTCCATCAGTAAGATCGAACGGACTGAGCGAATGGAGCGCTGCCAGATGCAAGACCACCCCACCCTCAATCCCATCGACGAGCTCTACGAGGGCATCGAAGGCGATGAAGGAGCAGATGGCATGCCAGTTCATAAACCGGAGAACTACCACATGATCAATCTTTCTCAGGTAGACAAGAACTCGCGTTATGTGAAAGAGCCGCCCCCGGGAACCACAGTGGCAACGCTCGCTCAGACTTATATCTGCAGACCGTACAGGAGCGACCTACAACGGCTCCGAGCAATATTCACCTGGGTTGCAGAGAAGATATGCTGGGAAGAGGATTTTGAGGGCGATGCCGATACCCAGCGAACTATCCAGGCAAGGAGAGGCTGTGCAGAAGAATATGCCATGCTCGTCATGGAAATGTGCTCTGCGGTTGGACTGCACTGTGAAGTCGTGAGGGGGTACCTGAAAGCTCCCGGCGATGTACCGGATCTCAATGTGATGCCGAGATCGAATCACTGGTGGAACGCTGTCATTGTCGACGATGAATGGCGCATGATCGATGCTTGCTTAGCAAGCTCCTCCAATCCCAAGCGCGCTCTTTATTCAAGCCTGAGTGGCCCGTCGGCAGACTTCTGGTGGTTCCTTACACGACCAACAGAGATCTGCTGGACGCATGTGCCGGAGCACCACGACCAGCAACATATTGTGCCCCCAGTGGCCTATGACACGCTATTAAATCTGCCATGCGCATGCCCGGCCTATTTCAAAAATGGAATTGAACTGGTGGACTTCAACACCAGCCTGACAAGGATAGAAGACCTCGAGATGGTTCACATCATGTTTAACGTCCCGAGCGATGTTGAAATCGCAGCCGAGGTTGAAGCACGGGCTTTCTCGAAGGATAACGATGGCGATCTGTTTGAGAGTGGCGATAttgtcaagaagaaggcattgGCTCAGGCTGAGTGGTTCAACGGTGTGAAACGCTATACGGTAAAGGCGCTACTGCCCGGTGATGAAGGCCAAGGCGTATTGAAGGTTTATGCTGGCAAAAGAGGTTTGATGCAGAGTATCAAAGACATTCCTCATCCTCTGGCCTTTACTCTCCCCATCATCCACACTGGCGAGAATCCGCCATATGAATTTGTCACACGACATCCGACTCCCCACGCACAAAGACACGACATCTATGTTGTCCAGCCTCAATGTCAGCAATTGGCTCTGAATAATACCTTTGTCTTTGCCATCAGACAGCATCCCAGCTCCATTTCAAGTAGCGCACAATCAGCTCTCACGCCGGCATCAAATCCTGGATCAACAAGCCCTGTGCCTTTTGCTCGACCATCATCTGCGATGAGCGTCAACGCTTCTAGTGCGAGCGGTAGCTCCGCTAGCGGCACTGTTGCGGGAAAGAAGCCGGCTAAGCTGGCAATCCAGACACCAGGAGGCAAGATTCTTCGGCTCATGAGGAAAGAAGACCGCAAAGGGATCAGCGTTGGATCGAGGACCCCAGACGAGGAGATTAGCGACGGCGGTACCTGGGAGACAATCATCAAGTGCTCCGAGAAGGGCCTGTGGAGAGGCCTGGTTCTTGCAGACCGCACCGCCCGATGGTGCGTATTTGCTGAATGGACATGTGTTGGTTAA
- a CDS encoding uncharacterized protein (EggNog:ENOG41), with protein MSFRGTLPAGQAFLGHDEQQQQQQQQQQHHHLNQHQQQQQQMYGHPAGGYHFAPQMQQQMPQPQNQQQQHPATFQHHGQQSLYTSGMGHEQQFYHHQNPQPQSQHAMYMQPQQFQQSAHQHQEAMSPYNVGFNGYPEYNTSAQVGGHQSHHLQQAANQYLPQSNVWQHHQQQPQQQQPQRQQMTPQPMQHQPLPSQHLPHQPLPHQALQQQQQQHSMQQPLQQVHRQQQHHQPSPIYHSQSPAPSLPPQPSPIRTSAPPPPRPQATPQPPQYHSPVPQLSPQREQQRQQQGEQQQQYRQPTPQQQPQQQPQQPSHTPAPQRQTPVPQQQPPTPQLQPPIPPQSQPPALQPTQSVEPQQDIPPDPPQPPQFVHPSELQQEPVHYVNLQDIQRQPSITSLPISTAALSNIPVASHEKPRESTVKLPHPSAAIIKQEKQEDGSIPTRVLQQAPDVRIKPSPHSSMTNSPSLSMRSPSITKKSPAITPKPRPLNTTPLMIAIAEECIEKARNASHDVAMALCPNQVSEYQELIATALSCLESALQGNNQLAPREEARVRLRYAALLQEETENLMEAETALAKGITLCDKHRLFDLKYCMQYLMLKVLYQRNHKAALKAVDGHISNCEVFKHVQWYYAFRLLKASFYLGVGITDAGALDNIRSIQNVANTRGDTALSVLASLIEGFTLLKTAKDGNMEKIQSCIAQVAKYQFDPSVQITQLTMLTLLLEVAASLHHQNPDHTAQKLRELQTCLDDCEDWHNVKSDFLVPIKKELSAAKTVSGDTQAILRLGEGEGEMDYLVMTFMTKMELRSLVFTISGLVNFHKPSSQGRRSTEFWKEGLKILETWDSSTAGIPYGAPVPLNVAIKQRAWRIEAQAYLNVLLGLVAASHCQWSTVKQMVQNLQSFVSPSTQPTVKLLAIYLKGVYFQGIGQLQQALNIFLDNRFAVQQQGSTGTKAGHQEIALLAGLNRLWIMQHPSCRNDQTTQDLIEQLQPHCNNHTNIDLRTAWHNVMAAIVTDPPQQLNQQKQHIHAAMAGSKVTSNVLGAAVTLCIMRSRFFENVIGEQALKSARAAAKQAQRSGNVLWQSVADGMLAQSYEVQGQRDEAKQEWDKATEEARDAFSRSL; from the exons ATGTCGTTCCGAGGGACGCTGCCTGCGGGACAGGCCTTTCTAGGCCACGatgaacagcagcagcagcagcagcagcagcagcaacatcaccacctcaatcagcatcagcagcagcagcagcagatgtaCGGCCACCCGGCTGGGGGGTATCATTTCGCACCGCAAATGCAACAGCAGATGCCGCAACCGCagaaccagcagcagcagcacccggCGACGTTCCAACACCATGGCCAGCAGTCCTTGTATACCAGCGGCATGGGCCACGAGCAGCAGTTCTATCACCACCAGAACCCGCAGCCGCAGTCTCAGCATGCCATGTAcatgcagccgcagcagttCCAACAGTCGgcgcatcagcatcaggagGCAATGTCACCATACAACGTTGGCTTCAACGGGTACCCCGAATACAATACTTCAGCGCAAGTCGGAGGTCACCAGAGCCATCATTTACAGCAGGCAGCAAACCAATATCTGCCACAGAGTAATGTATGgcaacaccaccagcagcagccacaacagcaacagcctcagcggcagcagatgaCACCACAGCCGATGCAGCACCAGCCTCTTCCCAGCCAACATCTTCCACACCAACCTCTCCCTCACCAggctttgcagcagcagcagcagcagcattcgATGCAGCAGCCTCTCCAACAAGTCCAtcgacaacagcaacaccatCAGCCGTCTCCTATATACCATTCGCAGTCGCCCGCGCCGTCTCTTCCACCACAGCCATCGCCTATTCGAACTTCCGCACCGCCACCTCCACGACCGCAAGCTACTCCCCAGCCGCCACAATACCATTCACCTGTGCCTCAGCTGTCGCCCCAGAGAGAGCaacagcgacagcagcaaggagagcagcagcagcaatatcgACAGCCTACTCcgcagcaacagcctcagcagcaaccTCAGCAGCCGTCGCATACTCCCGCGCCTCAGCGGCAGACTCCTGTACCCCAGCAGCAACCTCCTACACCTCAATTGCAGCCTCCTATACCTCCTCAGTCACAGCCTCCCGCCCTTCAGCCGACCCAGAGCGTTGAGCCTCAGCAGGATATACCTCCCGATCCTCCGCAGCCCCCTCAGTTTGTTCATCCCTCAGAGCTCCAGCAGGAACCGGTACACTATGTCAATTTGCAAGATATTCAACGACAGCCGTCGATTACCTCTTTGCCTATATCAACGGCGGCTTTATCGAATATACCAGTCGCCAGTCATGAAAAGCCCAGAGAGTCTACTGTTAAGCTACCGCATCCTAGTGCAGCTATAATCAAGCAAGAGAAGCAGGAAGATGGCTCTATTCCGACTCGCGTACTTCAACAGGCCCCTGATGTTCGCATCAAACCCAGTCCACACTCTTCAATGACAAACTCACCGTCCCTTTCCATGAGATCTCCCAGCATTACCAAGAAGTCGCCCGCTATAACACCTAAACCTCGACCTCTCAACACGACACCCTTAATGATAGCCATTGCCGAAGAGTGCATTGAAAAAGCGCGAAACGCCTCGCACGATGTAGCCATGGCGCTATGTCCGAACCAAGTGAGCGAGTACCAGGAGTTAATAGCAACGGCGCTATCATGTCTAGAGTCTGCTTTGCAAGGCAATAACCAGCTTGCGCCGCGAGAGGAGGCACGTGTACGATTACGATATGCTGCGCTCTTACAGGAGGAGACGGAGAATTTAATGGAGGCTGAGACGGCTTTGGCAAAGGGAATTACGCTTTGCGACAAG CACCGTCTGTTTGATTTAAAGTACTGCATGCAATATCTCATGTTGAAAGTCTTGTACCAGAGGAATCATAAAGCGGCATTAAAAGCGGTAGACGGCCACATTTCTAATTGCGAAGT GTTTAAACATGTACAGTGGTATTATGCCTTCCGGTTATTAAAAGCTTCCTTTTATCTTGGTGTTGGAATTACGGACGCTGGTGCCCTCGACAACATACGATCTATTCAGAATGTCGCCAACACTAGAGGCGATACTGCGCTCTCTGTTCTCGCCTCATTAATAGAAGGGTTCACTCTTCTCAAGACGGCCAAGGACGGTAATATGGAGAAGATACAATCCTGCATCGCGCAGGTCGCCAAATACCAATTTGACCCGTCGGTGCAGATTACGCAGCTCACCATGTTGACTCTGCTACTAGAAGTTGCTGCAAGCCTACATCATCAAAACCCGGACCACACGGCTCAGAAACTGCGGGAGCTGCAGACGTGCCTAGATGACTGCGAAGACTGGCATAATGTCAAGTCTGATTTTTTGGTGCCGATCAAAAAGGAGCTGTCTGCAGCCAAGACTGTTAGCGGTGATACGCAAGCGATCCTCCGCTTAGGCGAAGGTGAGGGTGAGATGGATTATTTGGTCATGACATTTATGACTAAAATGGAGCTGAGGTCGCTCGT ATTCACCATCAGCGGTTTGGTTAACTTTCATAAGCCTTCATCACAGGGGCGCAGATCAACAGAGTTCTGGAAAGAAGGCCTGAAGATTCTAGAAACAT gGGACTCTTCGACGGCTGGCATTCCATACGGTGCCCCTGTTCCTCTAAACGTGGCGATCAAGCAGCGGGCATGGCGGATAGAGGCTCAAGCTTACTTGAATGTTCTCTTGGGATTGGTGGCTGCGAGTCACTGCCAATGGTCAACCGTCAAACAGATGGTTCAAAACCTTCAGTCTTTTGTCTCGCCTTCAACGCAGCCTACTGTGAAATTGCTCGCTATCTATCTAAAGGGTGTATACTTCCAAGGCATTGGCCAACTCCAACAAGCTCTCAACATCTTCTTAGACAACCGATTTGCAGTACAGCAACAGGGAAGCACTGGAACAAAGGCGGGACATCAAGAGATTGCCCTCCTCGCCGGATTGAACAGGCTCTGGATCATGCAGCATCCTTCTTGTCGAAACGATCAGACAACGCAAGATCTGATcgagcagctccagcctcACTGTAATAACCACACCAACATTGATCTCCGAACCGCATGGCACAACGTCATGGCCGCCATAGTCACCGATCCTCCTCAGCAACTCaaccagcagaagcagcacaTACACGCCGCCATGGCAGGCTCCAAGGTCACTAGTAATGTACTAGGAGCCGCCGTCACGCTGTGTATCATGCGCAGCCGCTTCTTCGAAAATGTCATTGGCGAGCAGGCTCTGAAGAGCGCccgagcagcagccaagcaggcGCAGAGGAGCGGCAACGTCCTGTGGCAGAGCGTCGCTGATGGCATGCTGGCGCAGTCGTACGAGGTACAGGGGCAGAGAGATGAAGCTAAACAAGAGTGGGACAAAGCAACAGAGGAAGCTAGAGACGCGTTTTCTCGAAGCCTATGA
- a CDS encoding uncharacterized protein (TransMembrane:1 (i21-39o)), whose protein sequence is MFALSEESKERIAKLIDISRVAIHYGYLPLILYLGMQSLRQTHRICRRLTLLDLGYTRSDPRPSVIRLLSPLS, encoded by the exons ATGTTTGCCCTTTCAGAAGAATCCAAG GAGCGCATTGCCAAGCTCATCGACATTTCACGAGTCGCCATCCACTA TGGCTACCTCCCTCTGATTCTCTACCTTGGTATGCAATCTCTGCGGCAGACGCACCGCATATGCCGGAGACTGACTCTTCTCGATTTAGGCTACACTCGCAGCGACCCCCGACCTTCAGTTATCCG ccttctctctcctctctcataA